In a genomic window of Meleagris gallopavo isolate NT-WF06-2002-E0010 breed Aviagen turkey brand Nicholas breeding stock chromosome 1, Turkey_5.1, whole genome shotgun sequence:
- the LOC100548266 gene encoding arg8-vasotocin receptor-like, with translation MKNFSFPMQDSTHQTESPPHRFLSLTNKSDPVGRPERDEQLAQVEIAVLGVIFLTASVGNFILILVLWRRRKKLSRMYVFMLHLSIADLVVAFFQVLPQLIWDITDVFIGPDFLCRIIKYLQLLGMFASTYMIVVMTVDRYQAVCYPMVTFQKKRALWNIPICTSWSISLILSLPQVFIFSKTEISPGIFECWAEFIQPWGPKAYVTWIFIVIFFIPSTILITCQVKICKIIKRNIYVKKQNEYEVTNQKQVLPSRASSVNCISKAMIKTVKMTVVTVVAYVLCWSPFFIAQLWSVWFPSGITEGSAFTIIMLLGNLNSCTNPWIYMYFCGHIPYCTNKQLENTSAQEESVVTGSIHLVDRDPEENSTCA, from the exons atgaagaatttttcatttcctatgCAGGATAGCACACATCAGACTGAAAGTCCTCCTCACAGATTTCTGAGTTTGACAAATAAGTCAGATCCCGTTGGAAGACCGGAAAGAGATGAGCAATTAGCTCAAGTAGAGATTGCTGTACTGGGGGTGATATTTCTGACAGCGTCTGTGGGCAATTTTATTCTCATTCTGGTGCtgtggagaagaagaaagaagctcTCTAGGATGTACGTATTCATGCTGCACCTCAGCATAGCTGACTTAGTGGTAGCTTTTTTTCAAGTGCTGCCTCAACTCATATGGGATATTACAGATGTTTTCATAGGGCCAGATTTTTTGTGCAGAATCATCAAGTATCTGCAATTGCTAGGCATGTTTGCCTCCACTTATATGATAGTGGTCATGACAGTGGACAGATATCAAGCAGTTTGCTACCCTATGGTCACTTTCCAAAAGAAGAGAGCTCTGTGGAACATTCCCATTTGCACCAGCTGGTCTATATCCTTGATTCTTAGCCTACCACAGGTATTTATCTTTTCTAAGACTGAAATATCTCCAGGTATCTTTGAATGTTGGGCTGAATTTATTCAACCGTGGGGCCCAAAGGCATATGTGACATGGATTTTTATAGTCATATTCTTCATTCCCTCGACCATCCTTATCACATGCCAAGTtaaaatttgcaaaataatcaaaagaaatatatatgtgaaaaaacagaatgaatatGAAGTAACGAATCAGAAGCAAGTCCTGCCATCccgagccagcagtgtgaacTGTATTTCAAAGGCTATGATCAAGACTGTAAAAATGACAGTGGTGACAGTTGTTGCATATGTTCTCTGTTGGTCACCATTCTTCATTGCACAGCTGTGGTCTGTGTGGTTCCCCAGTGGCATTACTGAAG GATCAGCATTCACCATTATCATGCTTCTCGGCAATTTAAATAGTTGCACCAACCCGTGGATTTACATGTATTTTTGTGGCCACATTCCATATTGCACAAATAAACAGCTGGAAAACACATCAGCTCAAGAGGAGTCGGTGGTCACAGGAAGCATTCATCTTGTAGACAGAGACCCTGAGGAAAACAGTACTTGTGCATAA